The following proteins are co-located in the Dietzia timorensis genome:
- a CDS encoding ParA family protein: protein MSDDTPIFAAARQASEIMHGNGLRLQRPSEPRVMCIANQKGGVGKTTTAVNLAAALAAGGLGVLVIDLDPQGNASTALGVDHSEGTPSSYNLLLWEQNFQELAQQSPTNPNLYCIPATIDLAGAEIELVSMFSRERRLAEVLVPEDLRALGIDYVFVDCPPSLGLLTLNAMVAAKEILVPIQCEYYALEGVTQLLRNVELVTEALNKSLAVSTVMLTMYDARTNLSHQVAEEVRQHFGSKVLRNVIPRNIKISEAPSYNQTILDYDPGSKGALAYIDAAKEINERFIAEFGALVAANSKHEDED from the coding sequence ATGAGTGATGACACTCCAATTTTCGCAGCGGCACGTCAGGCCAGCGAAATTATGCACGGAAACGGACTTCGGCTACAGCGACCGTCTGAGCCCCGAGTCATGTGTATCGCGAATCAAAAGGGTGGTGTAGGGAAGACCACGACCGCAGTGAACTTGGCGGCAGCCCTCGCTGCAGGCGGCCTAGGCGTACTTGTGATTGACCTCGATCCGCAGGGGAACGCTTCAACCGCGCTGGGAGTTGACCACAGTGAAGGCACTCCGTCTTCCTACAATCTGCTTCTCTGGGAACAGAATTTTCAAGAACTCGCGCAGCAGAGTCCCACGAACCCGAACCTATATTGCATTCCGGCGACAATCGACCTGGCGGGCGCTGAAATCGAGTTAGTTTCAATGTTCTCTCGAGAAAGGCGGCTTGCCGAAGTACTTGTGCCCGAGGATCTACGTGCTCTTGGGATCGACTACGTCTTTGTCGATTGTCCCCCTTCGCTGGGACTCCTCACGTTGAACGCGATGGTTGCGGCGAAGGAGATCCTTGTTCCGATTCAGTGTGAATACTATGCGCTAGAAGGCGTCACCCAGCTTCTCCGAAATGTGGAGCTCGTGACCGAAGCCCTGAACAAGTCATTGGCGGTGTCGACGGTCATGCTCACGATGTATGACGCCCGAACGAATCTCTCGCATCAAGTCGCCGAAGAAGTGCGCCAGCACTTTGGTTCGAAAGTGCTTCGAAACGTAATTCCCCGAAATATCAAGATTTCGGAGGCACCCAGCTACAACCAAACGATTTTGGATTATGACCCAGGTAGTAAGGGCGCTTTGGCGTACATCGATGCAGCCAAGGAAATCAATGAACGATTTATAGCGGAGTTCGGCGCATTGGTCGCCGCGAACAGCAAACACGAGGATGAGGATTGA